One window of Hypanus sabinus isolate sHypSab1 chromosome 10, sHypSab1.hap1, whole genome shotgun sequence genomic DNA carries:
- the LOC132401215 gene encoding immunoglobulin lambda-1 light chain-like isoform X1 encodes MSWWVRVVSTLVFTAIYIDAEVALNQPSSKSKSPGQNAQMTCTLSGTSLGSSNIYWYQQIPGKVPRYLFYYYSGSSIRRGSGVPNRFGGSISGNTATLTISSVQSEDAADYYCAVWKNNVCIFGKGTRLAIGNPRAPAVSVLRPSAQEITGKGTATLVCLVSRFNPGAVDIEWSMDGRPRRDGVETSPVQQETDNTFSASSYLTLPASEWNSHERYSCVVKHESQANPLEETIARSGCI; translated from the exons ATGTCTTGGTGGGTTCGTGTAGTCAGTACGCTGGTGTTCACTGCAATTT ATATCGACGCGGAAGTTGCACTGAATCAGCCATCTTCGAAATCAAAATCTCCGGGGCAGAATGCTCAAATGACTTGCACCTTGTCTGGAACCTCTTTAGGAAGTAGCAATATTTACTGGTACCAGCAGATTCCCGGAAAAGTTCCTCGGTATCTGTTCTACTATTATTCGGGGAGCAGCATTAGAAGAGGCTCCGGAGTTCCGAACCGTTTCGGCGGCTCAATATCCGGCAACACGGCAACATTGACAATATCGAGCGTCCAGTCGGAGGATGCGGCAGACTATTACTGTGCTGTCTGGAAAAATAATGTTTGCATCTTCGGCAAAGGAACGAGGCTGGCCATTGGCA ATCCTCGTGCTCCTGCCGTCTCCGTTCTCCGACCTTCAGCGCAAGAAATCACAGGAAAAGGCACAGCGACGCTGGTGTGTTTGGTGAGCCGTTTTAATCCGGGCGCAGTGGACATTGAATGGAGCATGGACGGTCGACCGAGAAGGGATGGCGTGGAGACGAGCCCTGTCCAGCAGGAGACGGACAACACGTTCAGTGCGAGCAGTTACCTGACTCTACCAGCCTCAGAATGGAACTCACACGAGCGTTACTCCTGTGTGGTTAAACACGAGAGTCAAGCAAACCCTCTTGAAGAAACGATCGCGAGATCCGGCTGTATCTAA